The Anguilla rostrata isolate EN2019 chromosome 1, ASM1855537v3, whole genome shotgun sequence nucleotide sequence CAGAGCCCGGCGCTCCGGCTGCCCCTGCCCCTACCCTTGCAGAGAGCCACCCTGATCGCTACATACTTCCCCATATAAATCTCACGGGTAAACTAACACCACACTCTCCCACCACTGTCCTCACTATGCCGGACATGCAGTGATTAGGAGCTGCTGCACATTATACTGACTGGTCCGTTGAGTTGTATAATTACAGTAGGGCAGCAATTCTTAACCCTGTGTATGCTAGTTCTCATTGTTACTTGGAACTTAATTGATAAAATGGTTATTCAGCACACCTTGGTTCTTTCATCCAAATTGGTGGTGGATTTTAGGGTGAAAACGAAAGCCAACTTGCCCATAGTTGAGGATCCCAACTGTCGTGTGTtgcctgtgtgctgtattgTACGGtgactgaaacacattttgatgAAAGTCAGTGAAAACACGATACCCATTCAGTGCTACCTTTCTGCGTGCGTGCAGGCCGGGGGAAGCGTCGTCACCCCAGTGACGACAGTGAAGTAGACTCAAAGGGGGCCaagagagccaaaatggacgCCTCAGCGGTGAGCCtcgacagcttttttttttttttttgtttgtagcaCAAGCTGCTGAAACCCACCCCGCTCTCATATCTATTTTATCACCCTTTTGCCGTGTCTAACTCAACTCCCTCCGACTCAGGCTTCGGACGATATGGGGATCTACTGGCAGGTGAACTTCGACAGGTTCCACCAGCACTTCCGAGACCAGGCGATTGTCAGTGCGGTCGCCAGCAAAATGGACCAGgtcagtgtgtatgagtgtgcatctctgctcaGTATTCAGTAGGCTGGACCTAGTCACTGCGGTTCAGTATCTGGAAGCATCTATTTACTTAATGATTTTTCAGGCTGGACCAGgtcagtgtgtatgagtgtgcatcaCTGTTTATATTCATCTGCTGGACCTAGTCACTGTGGGTTCAAATATGGAAGCTATTACTATTATCTATTACTTAATGATTTTTCAGGCTGGACCAGGCTAGTGTGGTTTTGTGTATGTGGACCAATCCACATTCAGAAAACTACCATGTCAGGTCAGTGTATTTTAGTGTGAACCTGTACTCCATAGTGTGCAAACTGGAGCAGGTCGGTGtggttttttctttgtgtcagTAGTCAAAGTGACTGCTTCTTTAGAATTTAGCGCAGGCGTATGGACCGGGCCACTATTCATAAGAATGGATCAGTGCTATGGCTTAAGCAGGCTTGATTCAAACCCTGCTCATATTTTACGAACCCTAGAGTCGGTGCGATGTTCCCCTCACCTGTGTGCGTTGATGTCGTGTTGCCTTTTTGTCCACGCGTGTGTTAACGTACGCGCCGTGTTCAACCGCAGACCAGCAGCGAGATCGTCAGGACGATGCTGAGGATGAGCGAAGTGACGACCACGCCCACCGCCGCCTGCACACAGCCTCTCTCCGCTAACGAGGTCAGGCTCGTCACTACCTTTCTGCCACACAAGCTCTTAAACTCCCTGCATATTTTCGCTCTGTGCTCTTCTGACAGTGCTTTACAAGGGAAAAGTGCTGCCAAAGCTAGGCTAATTATAATGGGTGTGTTCAGACATGTgctgtgtgactgcgtgtgaaGCAGCGTCTTTCTGTGGCGGTTTTGGGTTTCAGATATTCCGCGCCCTCCCGCCCAGTTACAGCATCACCCGGCCCATCCTGGAGCAGTACCTGTCCCTCCTGGTGGACGACCCGGTAAGAGTGGAGTCGGACCTGCCTGTTCTGAGGTAGCGGTTGGTCTGTCCCTCCCTTCTTTTCCTCATCTCCCCGCCCCTCTGACCGCTTGTGTCCGTGCCACAGATGGAGTTCGTGGGGAAGTCGGGCGAGAGCGGCGGGGGGATGTACGTCGTCAGTATCCTTCAACGCTGGCGGGATGGCGCCCAGCGCTAGCCTGCGCTgccctgtgctgcacagtccACTGCCTTTTCTACACACGGGAAGCCTTGAAGCGCAATTATTCGCACAGTGAATAACACAGTGTCCTATgccactgtgcatgctgggttACTGCTGAAGCTGCGCTGCCGTGCAGAGGTCAATATGGCCACTGCGCTTTTACAGATGTGCTGTCAGTGTACACGGAAGTGTTGCACAGGCTTCCATGCCCACAGAAATATAATAGAGGTTCTTTAAagtgtgtgatttttaaaaatattttggttatcaTCTTAGAAAGCGTTTTCAAGGTTTTATATAAATCACAGCACTAGAAACTTCTCAATTGATATTCTACTCAGAAAGGTCGTGCTTTAATCGGGTGCTACTGTACTGCTGTAGCTTTAATGGGCCCTTGAAACTGAAGCGGTATGATTCTGAACGTACTGGAAAGTGACTGAATTTCGTGGGAGGGTAGTGTGAGAATCCTGGCTTTAGCCTCAGCAGCACTGTAAGGCTGCATACACCCTGACCCCAATGACCCTTTAACCACGAGCCAGATCTGCACAAGGCATTGGCCAGCCTGGCAAGGGCCACTCTGGAGTCGGTGGTGCAGGAGAGGTAGGAGAGCCTGGTTTCTGCCTCTCGGTCTCAGTGTCCACTTCTTCATGCGTGTAAAACTCCTGTGTGTCTGGATCTGTGTCGGCCATCTTTACACATACTCTTATAAAGTGCTCTTAAGCTTGTACAAGTACTCTTAAAACCTGAACTGTTATGGACAGGTCTCCCTTGTAAAAGTGATTTTAAACTTAACGATGCAACCTGTATTAACAAGGGATcaataaaaaatgctttgtttatGGCAGTAATTTTTATATCAGTCGAATTCCGTATTCCGTACTGAATTCAATATTGTGCCATTAACTCTCTCTTCTGTGATCTCATATCCTTCTCAGGTTTGGTTCGCGGTCGGCTCGTATCTTCCGGCTGTTGCTGCGGAAACGACACCTGGAACAGAAGCAGGTGGAAGACTTTGCCATGATCCCAGCGAAAGAGGCCAAAGACATGCTGTACACACTGCTCTCTGAGAACCTAGTTCAACTGCAGGTGTGAAacgtgtgtacatacacacacacacacacgcacgcacgcgcacgcacacacacaacacatacacacacacacacgcacccactatccatgcatgcgcacacacacgctttccctctctctctcacgcgcacacatacatataagcAGGTATGTAGACAAATTTTGTTGACTCATGTAATTGATTGTGTCTCAATTTCTGCCTGCTCCAAGGAAATCCCAAAGACGCCTGACCACGCCCCATCCCGCACTTTCTACCTGTACACTGTCAACCCCCTACCGACAGCCAGACTGCTGCTCCAGCACTGCTACAAGGTAATGGATATATACTGTCCCTGCTGAGTCGGACTCTGTACACCCAGTATGCTCAGAAGGCCATTGCCTgatatctttctctctctctctctctctccccctctctctctctctctctctctctctccctctctctctcaggccgtGGGTAACCTGATCGAGAGGCGTCTGTATGAAACAAAGGAAAGCAAGTGGGTCCCTCCGCTTTTCTCACTGCTAGTGGTGATGACTGTGGTCCTGCGGGAAGACGAGGCCCATTTAACGGTTGTTGCTGACCCATTGCTTATATTCTATAGACCAGGGCGCTGCAGCGGTTTGGTGGTGCCGTTGTGTGTTCTGCCCATTGTTTATAGCCTGACTGAGCCTGAGCTTTGGGAGCGAGCAGTGCGAGATAAACTGACTGCGTTTGCAGAAATGCTAATGAAGGCGCtcagtgtctgcgtgtgtaatGGCCCCTGTCAGTGCCAGCGTCTTGCCCCAGGTTAAGCTCAGCGGTGCGTGCTAACGCTAGGACCCGCTGAACGGCCGCCAGGGCGTGAGAATGAGCCGAGCTTTTTGATTGGCAGGCGCCTGCTGGAGAAGTCCCAGCGCATCGAGGCGATCCTGGCGTCGCTGCAGGCCAGCGGGGCGGAGCCCAGCCAGCTGTCTGAAGTGGAGGAGATGATCACTGCGCCAGagaggcagcagctgcaggcacTGCGCAACCATGTCAACAAGTACGGCACAGTCACGCCATGCAAATATGGCACAGTCACGCCATACAAATACGGCAGTCACGCTATATACAGCACAGTCATGCTAtacagatacagcacagtcacgctatacaaatacagcacagtcacGCCATACAAATACGGCACAGTCTCGCTATACAAATACGGCACAGTCATGCTATACAAATACGACACAGTCATGCtatatacagcacagtcacactatAAAATACGGCAGTCACGCTATATACAGCACAGTCATACTATACAGATATGGCACAGTCACGCTATACAAATACGGCACAGTCGTGC carries:
- the polr3c gene encoding DNA-directed RNA polymerase III subunit RPC3 isoform X3, with the protein product MCEFRRGRRGPGGAVEYHASYERVLRILRYPRYIYTAKTLYGDTGELIVEEVLQRGHMTMSDSVRTVADRLTHNMEEGRSMEYSEVVSAFSKLVETHFLQRCPPVADVGTALPAEAEPGAPAAPAPTLAESHPDRYILPHINLTGRGKRRHPSDDSEVDSKGAKRAKMDASAASDDMGIYWQVNFDRFHQHFRDQAIVSAVASKMDQTSSEIVRTMLRMSEVTTTPTAACTQPLSANEIFRALPPSYSITRPILEQYLSLLVDDPMEFVGKSGESGGGMYVVNLHKALASLARATLESVVQERFGSRSARIFRLLLRKRHLEQKQVEDFAMIPAKEAKDMLYTLLSENLVQLQEIPKTPDHAPSRTFYLYTVNPLPTARLLLQHCYKAVGNLIERRLYETKESKRLLEKSQRIEAILASLQASGAEPSQLSEVEEMITAPERQQLQALRNHVNKLDSSENQVDETIFLLESYISSTETSR
- the polr3c gene encoding DNA-directed RNA polymerase III subunit RPC3 isoform X1, which produces MLAKLVGFRLRWSCDSALTLKLIYMTVQEVRLCGLLLQEHFGEVVEKVGIHLLGSGAQILRAIAHETSTPLDLVKKSLCVLVQHGMCEFRRGRRGPGGAVEYHASYERVLRILRYPRYIYTAKTLYGDTGELIVEEVLQRGHMTMSDSVRTVADRLTHNMEEGRSMEYSEVVSAFSKLVETHFLQRCPPVADVGTALPAEAEPGAPAAPAPTLAESHPDRYILPHINLTGRGKRRHPSDDSEVDSKGAKRAKMDASAASDDMGIYWQVNFDRFHQHFRDQAIVSAVASKMDQTSSEIVRTMLRMSEVTTTPTAACTQPLSANEIFRALPPSYSITRPILEQYLSLLVDDPMEFVGKSGESGGGMYVVNLHKALASLARATLESVVQERFGSRSARIFRLLLRKRHLEQKQVEDFAMIPAKEAKDMLYTLLSENLVQLQEIPKTPDHAPSRTFYLYTVNPLPTARLLLQHCYKAVGNLIERRLYETKESKRLLEKSQRIEAILASLQASGAEPSQLSEVEEMITAPERQQLQALRNHVNKLDSSENQVDETIFLLESYISSTETSR
- the polr3c gene encoding DNA-directed RNA polymerase III subunit RPC3 isoform X2, whose amino-acid sequence is MTVQEVRLCGLLLQEHFGEVVEKVGIHLLGSGAQILRAIAHETSTPLDLVKKSLCVLVQHGMCEFRRGRRGPGGAVEYHASYERVLRILRYPRYIYTAKTLYGDTGELIVEEVLQRGHMTMSDSVRTVADRLTHNMEEGRSMEYSEVVSAFSKLVETHFLQRCPPVADVGTALPAEAEPGAPAAPAPTLAESHPDRYILPHINLTGRGKRRHPSDDSEVDSKGAKRAKMDASAASDDMGIYWQVNFDRFHQHFRDQAIVSAVASKMDQTSSEIVRTMLRMSEVTTTPTAACTQPLSANEIFRALPPSYSITRPILEQYLSLLVDDPMEFVGKSGESGGGMYVVNLHKALASLARATLESVVQERFGSRSARIFRLLLRKRHLEQKQVEDFAMIPAKEAKDMLYTLLSENLVQLQEIPKTPDHAPSRTFYLYTVNPLPTARLLLQHCYKAVGNLIERRLYETKESKRLLEKSQRIEAILASLQASGAEPSQLSEVEEMITAPERQQLQALRNHVNKLDSSENQVDETIFLLESYISSTETSR